One genomic window of Solea solea chromosome 12, fSolSol10.1, whole genome shotgun sequence includes the following:
- the lctlb gene encoding lactase-like b isoform X2, translated as MLPRCALGLCHVFMLVLCLSASEDFDWTKNDHGSFHYGTFPAGFSWGAGSSAYQTEGAWDKDGKGLSIWDVFSHKKDKVQQNNTGDSSCEGYYKVKEDVSLMKELKLNHYRFSISWPRLIPTGIKSDHINEKGIQYYDELIDHLLENNITPIVTLYHWDLPQVLQEKYGGWQNISMVTHFNEFANLCFERFGNRVKNWITFNNPWSVAVEGYETGEHAPGLRLRGTGAYRAAHHIIKAHAQVWHTYNTQWRGKQKGQVGISLSADWGEPVDISNQKDIEAAERYVQFYLGWFATPIFHGDYPQVMKDFIGRKSTQQGLGGSRLPKFSTQEKSYIKGTCDFLGIGHFTTRYITQKNNPSSPSSSSSFFTDRDLAELVDPRWPDPGSEWLYSVPWGFRRLLNFIKSQYGNPLIYVTENGVSEKMFCTELCDDWRIQYYKDYINEMLKAIKDGVSVKGYTAWSLLDKFEWDEGYSERFGLYYVDFRNKNKPRYPKASVQFYKRIISSNGFPNQREVENWRRKAVETCSSSNQLLAADPLTSHMEMVTEIVVPTVCTLSILLCAIFLMFLLRKHN; from the exons ATGCTTCCTCGTTGTGCACTCGGTTTGTGCCATGTGTTTATGTTGGTGCTGTGTCTGTCTGCGTCTGAGGACTTCGACTGGACAAAGAACGACCATGGTTCCTTCcattatggcacttttccagcTG GATTTTCGTGGGGTGCCGGCAGTTCAGCCTACCAAACAGAAGGAGCCTGGGACAAGGACGGCAAAGGACTGAGCATCTGGGACGTGTTCAGTCATAAGAAAGACAAAGTTCAACAAAATAACACTGGGGATTCCTCCTGTGAGGGCTACTACAAAGTCAAG GAGGATGTTTCTTTGATGAAGGAGCTAAAACTGAACCACTATCGCTTCTCCATCTCCTGGCCAAGACTCATCCCCACTGGCATTAAGT CTGACCACATCAATGAAAAGGGAATACAGTACTATGATGAACTGATTGACCATCTGCTGGAAAACAACATCACTCCTATTGTCACTCTGTATCACTGGGATCTTCCTCAG GTCTTACAAGAGAAATATGGCGGGTGGCAGAATATAAGCATGGTCACCCACTTCAATGAGTTTGCTAACCTGTGCTTTGAAAGATTTGGTAACCGAGTCAAGAATTGGATCACTTTCAACAATCCATGG TCAGTAGCAGTTGAAGGCTATGAGACAGGTGAGCATGCTCCGGGACTTAGACTGAGGGGAACAGGAGCATACAGAGCTGCTCACCACATAATCAAG GCCCATGCACAAGTATGGCATACTTACAATACGCAATGGAGGGGGAAACAAAAAG GTCAGGTCGGCATCTCTCTGTCAGCGGACTGGGGAGAACCAGTGGACATCAGCAACCAGAAAGACATAGAAGCAGCTGAGCGATATGTCCAATTCTACCTGGGCTGGTTTGCCACACCCATCTTTCATGGCGACTACCCTCAAGTGATGAAGGACTTCATTG gaagGAAGAGTACACAGCAGGGCCTTGGAGGGTCCCGCCTGCCTAAATTTTCTACCCAGGAGAAGAGTTACATCAAAGGGACCTGCGACTTCCTTGGCATCGGCCATTTCACCACCCGTTACATCACCCAAAAGAACAACCCATCaagccccagcagcagcagcagcttcttcacTGACCGTGACCTCGCTGAGCTGGTTGATCCCCGATGGCCTGACCCCGGGTCAGAATGGCTCTACTCTGTGCCCTGGGGATTCAGACGGCTGCTTAATTTTATCAAG AGTCAGTATGGAAACCCACTGATTTATGTGACAGAGAACGGCGTCTCGGAGAAGATGTTTTGCACAGAGCTTTGCGATGACTGGAGAATACAGTATTACAAGGACTACATCAATGAGATGCTTAAAG CTATCAAAGACGGGGTCAGTGTGAAGGGCTACACCGCATGGTCCCTGCTGGACAAGTTTGAGTGGGATGAAGGCTACTCCGAGAGATTTGGCTTGTACTATGTGGACTTCAGGAACAAAAACAAGCCTCGGTATCCCAAGGCTTCCGTTCAGTTTTACAAACGCATCATCAGCTCCAATGGATTTCCAAATCAAAGAGAG GTTGAGAACTGGAGGAGGAAGGCGGTTGAGACCTGTTCCTCTAGCAACCAGCTCCTAGCAGCAG acCCCTTGACCAGCCACATGGAGATGGTGACAGAGATTGTTGTTCCCACTGTGTGCACACTTTCAATACTCCTCTGTGCCATCTTCTTGATGTTCCTGTTGCGGAAGCATAACTAG
- the lctlb gene encoding lactase-like b isoform X1 has translation MLPRCALGLCHVFMLVLCLSASEDFDWTKNDHGSFHYGTFPAGFSWGAGSSAYQTEGAWDKDGKGLSIWDVFSHKKDKVQQNNTGDSSCEGYYKVKEDVSLMKELKLNHYRFSISWPRLIPTGIKSDHINEKGIQYYDELIDHLLENNITPIVTLYHWDLPQVLQEKYGGWQNISMVTHFNEFANLCFERFGNRVKNWITFNNPWSVAVEGYETGEHAPGLRLRGTGAYRAAHHIIKAHAQVWHTYNTQWRGKQKGQVGISLSADWGEPVDISNQKDIEAAERYVQFYLGWFATPIFHGDYPQVMKDFIGRKSTQQGLGGSRLPKFSTQEKSYIKGTCDFLGIGHFTTRYITQKNNPSSPSSSSSFFTDRDLAELVDPRWPDPGSEWLYSVPWGFRRLLNFIKSQYGNPLIYVTENGVSEKMFCTELCDDWRIQYYKDYINEMLKAIKDGVSVKGYTAWSLLDKFEWDEGYSERFGLYYVDFRNKNKPRYPKASVQFYKRIISSNGFPNQREVENWRRKAVETCSSSNQLLAAEEQRSTAANILRLIHDPLTSHMEMVTEIVVPTVCTLSILLCAIFLMFLLRKHN, from the exons ATGCTTCCTCGTTGTGCACTCGGTTTGTGCCATGTGTTTATGTTGGTGCTGTGTCTGTCTGCGTCTGAGGACTTCGACTGGACAAAGAACGACCATGGTTCCTTCcattatggcacttttccagcTG GATTTTCGTGGGGTGCCGGCAGTTCAGCCTACCAAACAGAAGGAGCCTGGGACAAGGACGGCAAAGGACTGAGCATCTGGGACGTGTTCAGTCATAAGAAAGACAAAGTTCAACAAAATAACACTGGGGATTCCTCCTGTGAGGGCTACTACAAAGTCAAG GAGGATGTTTCTTTGATGAAGGAGCTAAAACTGAACCACTATCGCTTCTCCATCTCCTGGCCAAGACTCATCCCCACTGGCATTAAGT CTGACCACATCAATGAAAAGGGAATACAGTACTATGATGAACTGATTGACCATCTGCTGGAAAACAACATCACTCCTATTGTCACTCTGTATCACTGGGATCTTCCTCAG GTCTTACAAGAGAAATATGGCGGGTGGCAGAATATAAGCATGGTCACCCACTTCAATGAGTTTGCTAACCTGTGCTTTGAAAGATTTGGTAACCGAGTCAAGAATTGGATCACTTTCAACAATCCATGG TCAGTAGCAGTTGAAGGCTATGAGACAGGTGAGCATGCTCCGGGACTTAGACTGAGGGGAACAGGAGCATACAGAGCTGCTCACCACATAATCAAG GCCCATGCACAAGTATGGCATACTTACAATACGCAATGGAGGGGGAAACAAAAAG GTCAGGTCGGCATCTCTCTGTCAGCGGACTGGGGAGAACCAGTGGACATCAGCAACCAGAAAGACATAGAAGCAGCTGAGCGATATGTCCAATTCTACCTGGGCTGGTTTGCCACACCCATCTTTCATGGCGACTACCCTCAAGTGATGAAGGACTTCATTG gaagGAAGAGTACACAGCAGGGCCTTGGAGGGTCCCGCCTGCCTAAATTTTCTACCCAGGAGAAGAGTTACATCAAAGGGACCTGCGACTTCCTTGGCATCGGCCATTTCACCACCCGTTACATCACCCAAAAGAACAACCCATCaagccccagcagcagcagcagcttcttcacTGACCGTGACCTCGCTGAGCTGGTTGATCCCCGATGGCCTGACCCCGGGTCAGAATGGCTCTACTCTGTGCCCTGGGGATTCAGACGGCTGCTTAATTTTATCAAG AGTCAGTATGGAAACCCACTGATTTATGTGACAGAGAACGGCGTCTCGGAGAAGATGTTTTGCACAGAGCTTTGCGATGACTGGAGAATACAGTATTACAAGGACTACATCAATGAGATGCTTAAAG CTATCAAAGACGGGGTCAGTGTGAAGGGCTACACCGCATGGTCCCTGCTGGACAAGTTTGAGTGGGATGAAGGCTACTCCGAGAGATTTGGCTTGTACTATGTGGACTTCAGGAACAAAAACAAGCCTCGGTATCCCAAGGCTTCCGTTCAGTTTTACAAACGCATCATCAGCTCCAATGGATTTCCAAATCAAAGAGAG GTTGAGAACTGGAGGAGGAAGGCGGTTGAGACCTGTTCCTCTAGCAACCAGCTCCTAGCAGCAG aGGAACAGCGGAGTACTGCTGCCAATATTCTAAGACTTATACATG acCCCTTGACCAGCCACATGGAGATGGTGACAGAGATTGTTGTTCCCACTGTGTGCACACTTTCAATACTCCTCTGTGCCATCTTCTTGATGTTCCTGTTGCGGAAGCATAACTAG